Part of the Triticum urartu cultivar G1812 chromosome 2, Tu2.1, whole genome shotgun sequence genome, CAATAAAGTGGAAAGAAAAATATTCTGGATTGGGGCTATGTTAAAGTAGTTGATTAGCCGGTTTTCAGAGGCCGATGATTTGATGATATACATTTTCCAGCATATAACACTATGAAATGTCCATCCAAGATGACAATTAACACTCTGTAGATGTATCATGAACTCATCAGTAACTGTGTATATTGCACTGCAATCTAGATCCTTAAATAAGTAGATAAATAAATAACTTTTCAACCCTTTCTGGAAGTAGTCCACATAATGTCTCACTTGTGTATATAGCATGGTTTCCAAATTCAGAGAAATGGACCTAACTAGCCATACTAACACAATGGAACACCTAAGGCAATTAAATGATCACAGGAACACTCGGTTATCAAATTATATACGTACATGCTTCCGAGGGACTAGACGCTGGTAGTCATTCACGCAAGCAAGCTTGCAGAGATCAGGGTCGAAGAACCAGTCTAATATGCCGTCATTGTCGAAGAAGCTAAAATATCGCATCTTCACAAGGAAATCTGTAGGAAATTCTTCTCTGTCAAGAAGCTCCATAGGGCACTCTTTCAGTTCATCACAGCACAACTCATTATTGGACTCCTTTTTTAACAACTGTAGGCAATGATATCACCACTGGATCAAATTAAATATGGATGGGAGTTTAAAGAAACCAGCATAAGTAGGATAGAACAAGTAACATAAAGTCACAAGGAACACAGATGTACAGATTGAACAACTTCTAATAGATGACTGAAAAACAGAGGCATGGATGGATCGAACCTTGTAGGATCTGATGCGATACACCGCATGGCGGAGGTCCATGTTAAAGTAATCCTCAAGGTTCAATTCAGTGTAGGTATCAACACGGGGGTCGGGAGGCAGCTGCTGCAAGTATCCATAGTATTCCTCAAACTCGATGTCCTCTCCCAAGCCCAGTTCGTTCAGCTTCTGGATTATGTCGCCCACATCTTCATCTACCTGTGTTGCGGCATATACTTGTTTCTGTTCCTGGATAGCACCAGTGTTGCCATGGTCATGAGCATCGATGGGACGACTGGTACCCGCATCGGAACAGCGGTAACTTGTTCTTGTTCTGAGTTGTGGAGATGTTCTTTTCGCTGGAAAAGATGTATTGCTTTTTGTGTGCTTCTTCTCTACAGAAAGACGCTCTTTTCGCTGGATACCATGTGTATGTGGGCAGAGCTGATCAGGGGGGCACGTCTTCTTCTCTGCACTATGCTTCTGTTGATTCGAGCCTGTATCCACCTTCTCCATTCGCCTCTGAGACATCTCTCTGGCAAGACATGCTTCAGTCTTGAAAGGCCACATATCCTGATTCTTCTCCTTTGCATTATGCTTCTGCGGATTCGAGCCTGTATCCACCTTCTCCATTCGCTTCTGAGACATCTCTCCGGCAAGACATGCTTCAGTCTTGAAAGGCCACATATCCTGATCAGAAGTGCACGTCTTCTCCATTGCATGATGCTTCTGTGGATTCGAGCCTGTATCCACCTTCTCCATTCGTTTCTGAGACATCTCTCCGGCAAGACATGCTTCAGTCTTGAAAGGCCACATATCCTGATCAGAAACGCACGTCTtctccattgcaccatgcttccGTGGAACCGGACCTGTATCCACCTTCTCCCTTCGCTTCTGAGACATCTCTCTGGCAAGACGTGATTCAGTCTTGACAGGCCGCTGGATACCCTGTATATGATGGCGGAACTGATCAGAGGGGTACATCTTCACCTTTGCATTATGCATGTGTGGAATCAAGCCTGTATCCACCTTCTCCTTTAGCTTGTGCGACAGCGACGGCGATCTCTCCTTTCCAAGGTGCTTCCGTGACAACAGAGAGCTTGAGCGTGTGTCTGCCATCTCCTTTCCACGAAGCGACGGCAACCTGTTCAACCCCCTTTGTCGGATTCGATCAGGATGTGCTAAGGGCTCCTGCACGATGTTCTCGTCTGCAAAGACCTGCTTCGGCTGCATGGCGATCGTAGCCGCCTTGTCCTTGACGTGGTACGGCATCGCGCTCGCAGCTGCCGTGCCCTTTGAGTGGTTCGGCATCGCGCTGGTAGCCGCCTTGTCCTTTCCGTGGCACTGCTGCATCTCTCCAAACCCTAACCTACAATGGAGATGAACACACAACATCAATAATG contains:
- the LOC125533982 gene encoding uncharacterized protein LOC125533982; amino-acid sequence: MEKTCTSDQDMWPFKTEACLAGEMSQKRMEKVDTGSNPQKHNAKEKNQDMWPFKTEACLAREMSQRRMEKVDTGSNQQKHSAEKKTCPPDQLCPHTHGIQRKERLSVEKKHTKSNTSFPAKRTSPQLRTRTSYRCSDAGTSRPIDAHDHGNTGAIQEQKQVYAATQVDEDVGDIIQKLNELGLGEDIEFEEYYGYLQQLPPDPRVDTYTELNLEDYFNMDLRHAVYRIRSYKLLKKESNNELCCDELKECPMELLDREEFPTDFLVKMRYFSFFDNDGILDWFFDPDLCKLACVNDYQRLVPRKHSAYEYAGWVVYRGYLHSYEMQHEYIEYFETLLRELKWLKDCLPSKFSPLTVSA